The window ACGGGGCAGGCGGGAAGCCTCCCGCGGCGCCGTCGCCGCGGGAGGCCGTCACCTGTCGCGGACCCGGATCAGGGCTGGTCGCCGGTGTAGCGGTAGATGTTGTTGTTGGCGTTGACGCCCCAGACGGTTCCGTCGGCGGCCGCGCTGATCTCGGTCAGCCCTCCGGGGATGTTGACCCAGGGGTTGGCGTCGTCGTTGGTGAAACGGTAGATCGCGTCACTGCTGTTGACCCCCCACACGTTGGTGCGCGATCCCGTCGAGATCCCCGTGAGAGCCCCGGAGATCTGCTTCCAGTGGGAGGAGCCCTGGTCGCCGGCGTAGCGGTAGATGTTGTTGTTGGCGTTGACGCCCCAGACGGTTCCGTCGGCGGCGGCGCTGATGTCGACCAGTCCTCCGGGGATGTTGACCCAGGGGTTGGCGTCGTCGTTGGTGTAGCGGTAGATGGCTCCGTCGGCGTTGACGCCCCACACGTTGGTGCGGGAGCCCGCCGAGATCCTGGTCAGTGCTCCGGAGATCTGCTTCCAGTGGGAGGAGCCCTGGTCGCCGGTGTAGCGGTAGATGTTGTTGTTGGCGTTGACGCCCCAGACGGTTCCGTCGGCGGCGGCGCTGATGTCGGTCAGTCCTCCGGGGATGTTGACCCAGGGGTTGGCGTCGTCGTTGGTGTAGCGGTAGATCGATCCGCTCGCGTTGACGCCCCACACGTTGGTGCGGGAGCCCGCCGAGATCCTGGTCAGTGCTCCGGAGATCTGCTTCCAGTACGCCATGTCAACCTTCTCCGTCCATTCGGGGGACTGCGCTGAACTGTCAGGAACACATGTGGCACAGCCGGTCCGGGGGAGACCGGTGCACCTGTGGGGCGACGGTGGACGCGAAGAATTTCGACGGCTCGCGGACATCGGCCGCTCGACCTTTCCTCTTCCAGAAAGGAATTCTCTGAATGGGGCTGGTGCGACGATGTTCCACGTCTTCTCGGTGGAGCCGTGGAATCTTCGCCTTTCCCGGTCTCGCGCGTCGCTGCCGTTGAGATGCCCGAGGGTGGGGGAGTGCAATCCCTTTGGACCCGTTTCGGCCAATGTTCAGAAAATTATTCCCACACAAAAAGATCCGTGATATGGAGATGGCAAATCCACTATAGGAGAAAAAGTATAAGATTCCCGGAATGTATTCCCGTGTGCCGACGGTGGTCCAGGGGCATGGAGCGTCCGGAGGCCGGTCGTCGTTCGGCCGACGTCGTTGCCCGCGTGGGCTGTTGCGGCGGCGGCACGGGAACTCATCGCGAAGCGGTTCCGATCAGGGTTCCCACATGGTCGGCCTCCGGGGCCGCCTCCTCCCACACACGCACCTCACGGAACCCGTGGCCAACCAGGATCTCCTCCCACACCGCGGGCTCGTAGGCCCACCGGTATACCCACACCTCCCGGCCGTTGAACCCGCCTCCGTACATGCCCTGCACTCCGTACGACCCGGGAACCGCGGGGGCGCAGGAGAACACGAACCTTCCACCGGATTCCAGACGGTCGTGCACCAGCGGGAACAGCACGCCGGGATCGGTGAACCAGGCCGCTCCCCACACCGAGTAGACGGCGTCCCACCGCTGGCCGGTCCCCGCCAGGAACTCGACCGCGTCCGCGTGGTGGAACTCCGCGCCCAGGTGTCCCCACTGGTGGCGGGCGTGCTCCACCGACACCGGTGACACGTCCACTCCCGCGGCTTTCACCCCTCGGGAGGCCAGCGCGGCGACGGCGTTGCCCCGCCCGGCCCCCAGCTCCAACGCGGAGGCGGGTTCCCCCAGCGGTTCGAACCCGGGACCGTGCCCCGGGTACTGGGTCCACTCCAGGGCGGTGGCCAGAGCCTCCTCCGGGTCCTGTGGGGTGACGCCCTGGGCGTAGCGGTCCCAGTAGCTCGGGACGTCCGTGGTCGGGTTGCCCATGGTCGTGGTCCTCGTGACGCGGCGTGCAGGAACCGGACCAAGGTAGCCACGCCGCGGCCGGGGCAACAGGGGAATGGCGAAACAGACCGCCACCCGCGCAGGTGTCTACCTCGCCCGGGTCCGGCGCGGAACAGGCAGCGGTGGACCGACCCGCGGGTGCACGGGGCGTCCTGGAACGCGAAGCCGCAGCGTGCCCGGGTCGGGGTTCGCGAAGTCGGGTGTTTCCGGCCGTTTCTGCGTCTTTCCGAGGCGATCCCATGCCATGATTTTTGGGGTTCGCTGATGGGAACCGCCGACTACTGATGGGGAAGACACGTGGCTGAGCGCCAGACCGGCACGGTGAAGTGGTTCAACGACGAGAAGGGGTACGGCTTCATCACGCCGGAGTCCGGGCCCGACCTTTTCGTTCATTTCAGGGCGATCGAGGGCACCGGCTTCAAGTCGTTGCAGGAAGGCCAGACGGTCAGCTTCGAAGCTGTCCAGGGCCAGAAGGGCATGCAGGCGGACAAGGTTCAGGTGGAAGGGTAGGCAAGGCCCGCCTGAACTGAAGCGCGCGAAGCCCTCGAACCCGGTCTCCCGGGCGCGGGGGCTTCGTCGTGTGCGGCGCGAACCACCCCGGCCGGTGGTGTCGGCGGCGTCCTCATGGGCCGCCCGGTCGAGTCCGGAGCGTCGCGCCGGGTCGGGGATGGCTACCGGGCCCGGCCCTCCGGGTTCTGTTCCTTTTTCGTGCCAATCGGAAAACACAGAGCAAAACCGTTCTATGTGAATTGTTGCGCAAAGCAGACAGTTCAGGCTTCTGGCATGTGCGGACTTGACGGAAAATTACGCGAACCCGTGTTCGCTGCGCTAGCGTGTTCCCCGAAAAGGAAAATCCCGGCCGGTGCTACCAACACCGAGCCGGGATTTGGCCGACGCCTGCGTGAACAAGCGTCCGGCCGTGCCACCTGCCTGCTAGAACCAGGAAGGCGACTCGTCGTGGAGTCTACCGCCCCCGCTCCCCGTGCCACCACCGAACGCCGTGATTCGGGCCGGTTTTTCGGCCCGCGTCAACGCCCCCGCAAGGCAATGCACGGAATTGGTTTCATACCGGACATCTGGGTCAATGAAGCCCGCGAAGCCGGACTCTTCCCCACATCCCGCGCTTTCATCGCCGCCACGGTCATCGCCCGCGCCGCCGACCTCGACGGCCGCTGGTGCTTCCTCTGCCTGGACACCCTGGTCAGCCGGTCCGGCCACCTGCTCAGCCTCTCCGTGGCCAAGCGCGCCATCGCGGACCTGGTCGCCGTCGGACTGGTCCGCAAGCTCGACCCCGGTCAGACCCGCGCATTCTTCGCCGGGGACATCAAGGAGCGCACCCGCTCGCACGACCGGCTTCCGATCGTCCTCGAACTGCTGATCCCCGCCGAGGACTTCCCCGAACCGGTCCGCGAGGAGATCAACGCCGTCCGCGCGGCACTGGGGGAGGAGCCCCTGGACGAGACCACCCGACCCAGGATCAGGAAGGCCGCGACGGTTCGAATCGACCTCGGCGACGGGTCGAATCGACCCACACACCTATATCCCATTCACCTCTCCTCCGACGAGCGCCCCGATGCGGCCCCTGCCGGTCGGTGCCGGGCGAACTCCCGCGCCCACCGGCCCCGCCCCGACCACCCGAGCCGAACGGGGCGGGGGAGGGGCCGGACGTCGAGGAGCTGGCGGGGGAGGGAACCCCCGCACTCGAACCGGCCCTCACCGAACGCATCCTGGCCTCGCTCATGGGAGGCGGGCCGATCGCCGCCGACGAAGCCCCCGCACCTGGGACAACACCAGTGCACCCGCCCGCGCGTCAGGTGATCATCAACCGGATCCGCCGACGGCTCGCCGCATGAGGCCCCAGTGGCAGACACGGCACGGCGGCAGACACGGCACGGCGGCAGACGCGGCCCGTCACCGGGCCTGGAGCGAGGCGAGGAACTCGTCGGTCCTCCGGACCTCGTCGCGGTCGTAGGTGCTGACGTTGGCGAGCACCTCGGAACCGCCGGTGCGGTCGAGGAGGTCGGTGAGCGCGTCCGCCACCTGTTCGGGAGTGCCCGCGATCGCGGAGTCCATCCAGCCGTGCACCTCCCCGCGCTTCCTGTCGCGGCTCGTCTCCCCCAGCAGCCGACGCACCTCCTCGACGGGGCGGAGCGCGCGGAACTCCCCGGCCTCCCGCGAGTCCGCGTACGCCCACGCCTCGGGCAGCAGCAGGTCGCGGGCGCGCTCCTCGGTCTCCGCGACGGAGACGTCCACGTTCACGACCAGGTAGGGAGCGGGCGCGGTCCGGCTCGGCCGGAAGTCCTCGAAGTACGCGGCGATCCTGTCCGGGTCACGAAGGACCGGCCCTCCGATCACCGCCGGAAGTCCCAGCTCGGCGGCGAGTGCCAGCCCCTCCCGGACGGCGAGCAGGAACACCGGCGGAGGCGCGACGCTGGGCCTGGCGGTGATCCCGGCCCGCCCGCTCAGATACTCGCGCACCCTTTCGACCTCGGCCGGGTACTCGCCCTCGCCCAGGACGGTGCGCCCGAGCGCACGCCGGATCGGAGCGGTGAAGCCGAGCGAACCGCCCAGTCCCAGGTCGATCCTGCCGGGGAAGAGCGCTTCCAGGAGCAGCGCCTGCTCGGCGACCACCAGCGGGCTGTGGTTGGGGACCATGACCCCGCCCGTGCCCAGGCGGATATCCCGCGTGCGGGCACCGATGGCCGCGAGCAGCACGGTGGGGGCCGAGCTGGCGATACCGGGCACCGCGTGGTGCTCGGCGGTCCAGAACCGGTGGAACCCGAGTTCCTCCGCGCGCACGGCCCTCTCGACGGTCGTCGCGATCGTCTGCGCGTCGGCCTCGCCGCTGCGCGTCCGTGAGCGGTCAAGCAGGGAGACCCGCATCGGTCCTCGCCTCCGTCCGTGTGGTGGGACAGCGCATCGTCCTCCTCCGCCCGGAGCGTACTCCCCGCGAGCCCGTGTGCGGGTTCCGGACTCGGACTCCGGACTCCGCGCTCGTCAGCGGTTCCCTCAGTCCGGTTGCGGACCGGTGCACACTCCCACCGGTCCGTCCGCGCGACCGGCCGTCTCCGCAGGGGACGCGGACACGAGCGGCCCCGGGCGACGAACCGTCGCCCGGGGCCGCACGCGCCAGCCCGTGTCAGACCCGGGTCATGGTGGAGTCGTAGCCGCCCCCGCCGGGGTAGACCCATGCGCCGGTGACGGTGCCGCCGTCGGCGCTGAAGGTGCCCTCGTAGTAGGCGGGGCTGCCCTTCGCGCCGCCCCAGATGGTCAGCCTGTCGCCGACCAGCTCGTAGGCGTAGTCCAGCGTGTTGCCGACCGAGTCGTAGAAGCGCGAGACCACGTCCGCGCCGACCGGCTCCCCGAAGGGGCGCAGGTTGCCGATCACCTCCATGCCGGTGACGGCCTGGCCGAACTGCGAGAGTTCGACGTGCTGGAGCAGGAAGAAACCGCCGGGCATCCATTCGTAGCGCACGGTTCCCTCGGCTCCGCCGGTGACCGTCCAGGTGCCGACCAGGCGGTCCAGGGCCCTGAGGTCGGTGCTCGGCTCGTAGGTCTCCGGCATCCCGTGGTTCTCCGACGTCTCGTGGGTCTCGGTCATCTCGGACATCCCGTTCTCCTTGTGTGTCGTGGTGGGTGTTCGCCGTTACCTCGGAGGCGCGGGCCGATCCTCGACATGCTTTTTGTGTGTCCTAGGTCACGCTCTGATCGTGTCGAGAACCCGGAACCCGCCACGAGGTAGCGGCAGGAACCCACCAAGGAGGAACCCATGGCCGCTACCGCCACCGCTGCCACCACCGCGACCCGCCGCTCGTCCGCGCCCCTGCTCCTCGCCGGAGCCCTGGCCGGACCGGTCTTCTTCGCCTCCGCGACCGCGCAGATGCTCACCCGCGAGGGCTTCGACATCACCCGGCACCCGATCAGCCAGCTCTCCACCGGCGACCTCGGCTGGATCCAGATCGCCACCTTCGTGCTCGCCGGTCTGGGCGGCCTGGCGCTGGCCGTCGGTGTCGGGCGCACCCTCACCGAGGGGGCCGGGCGCCGGGCGCTGCCCGTCCTCATCGGGATCTTCGGCGCCGGGATGGTCGCCGCCGGAGTGTTCACCATGGACCCCCAGTACGGCTTCCCCGCCGGGACCCCCGACGCCCCGGCGGCCCAGATGTCCTGGCACGGGATCGCCCACTCGGCCGCGGCGGCCGTCTCCTTCACCGCGCTGGCCGTCGCCGCCGTCGTCCTGGCCGTGCGCTGCGTCCGCCGCCGGGCGGTGCTGCCCGCCGTCGGCAGCGGAGCCGCCGCGCTCGTCCTGCTGCTGCCCATGTCTGCGGAGCACATGAGTGTCCAGATCGCCGTCAACGGCCTGGTCGCCTTCACCTGGACGACCGTTCTGTCCCTGTCCCTGCGCCGTGCCGCCTGACCGACCCGTACTCTTTCGCCCGAACGTTCGACGGAAGGAACCGCCATGAAGTACCTGCTGCTCAGCTACACCCCGGCCGCCGCCTGGGACGCCGCGACCGCCGACACCCCCTCCGAGGAGGCGCTGGCGGCGTTCGCCGCCTACCAGGAGTTCGAGCGGGAGCTGATCGAGACCGGCGAGTTCGTCAGCAGCGAGGGCCTGGGGCACCCGGCGGTCAGCACCACGGTCCGCGGGGCCGAAGGCGGCGTGGTGGCGACTGACGGGCCCTTCGCGGAGCTGAAGGAGGTCCTGGCCAGCTTCGCCGTGATCGACGTGGCCAGCCAGGAACGGGCCGTGGAGATCGGTTCGCGCATCGTCGAGGCGCTGGGTGAGCCGATCGAGATCCGGCCGATCATGGGCGAGGACTTCACGGCGTGAACGACCGCGACCGTGCGCAGCGGCGCCCGCCGGTGGCGGACGGCCAGCGCGACGGCGGGCGGCGGCCCCCCGGCACGGACGCGGACATCGAGCACCTGCTGCGCACCGAGGCGCCGCAGGTGCTCGGCGCCCTGGTGCGGCGCTTCGGCCGGTTCGACGCCGCTGAGGACGCGGTGCAGGAGGCGCTGCTCGCCGCGAGCCGGGCCTGGCCCGCCGACGGCGTGCCGGAGAACCCGCGCAGCTGGCTGATCCGCGTCGGCTACCGGCGCCTGGTCGACCTCCTCCGCGCCGAACAGGCCAGGCACCGGCGCGAACAGGAGATCGGCGCCGCCGAACTGGCCATGCGGGAGCCGGACCGGAGGGCGGGCCCCGCCCGGGAGAGCGACGACAGCCTGGCCCTGCTGTTGCTGTGCTGCCACCCCGCGCTGAGCGCCGCCTCCCAGGTGGCGCTCACGTTGCGCGCGGTGGGCGGCCTGACCACCGCCGAGATCGCGCACGCCCACG is drawn from Nocardiopsis dassonvillei subsp. dassonvillei DSM 43111 and contains these coding sequences:
- a CDS encoding tectonin domain-containing protein, giving the protein MAYWKQISGALTRISAGSRTNVWGVNASGSIYRYTNDDANPWVNIPGGLTDISAAADGTVWGVNANNNIYRYTGDQGSSHWKQISGALTRISAGSRTNVWGVNADGAIYRYTNDDANPWVNIPGGLVDISAAADGTVWGVNANNNIYRYAGDQGSSHWKQISGALTGISTGSRTNVWGVNSSDAIYRFTNDDANPWVNIPGGLTEISAAADGTVWGVNANNNIYRYTGDQP
- a CDS encoding class I SAM-dependent methyltransferase — its product is MGNPTTDVPSYWDRYAQGVTPQDPEEALATALEWTQYPGHGPGFEPLGEPASALELGAGRGNAVAALASRGVKAAGVDVSPVSVEHARHQWGHLGAEFHHADAVEFLAGTGQRWDAVYSVWGAAWFTDPGVLFPLVHDRLESGGRFVFSCAPAVPGSYGVQGMYGGGFNGREVWVYRWAYEPAVWEEILVGHGFREVRVWEEAAPEADHVGTLIGTASR
- a CDS encoding cold-shock protein, whose product is MAERQTGTVKWFNDEKGYGFITPESGPDLFVHFRAIEGTGFKSLQEGQTVSFEAVQGQKGMQADKVQVEG
- a CDS encoding MsnO8 family LLM class oxidoreductase, whose translation is MRVSLLDRSRTRSGEADAQTIATTVERAVRAEELGFHRFWTAEHHAVPGIASSAPTVLLAAIGARTRDIRLGTGGVMVPNHSPLVVAEQALLLEALFPGRIDLGLGGSLGFTAPIRRALGRTVLGEGEYPAEVERVREYLSGRAGITARPSVAPPPVFLLAVREGLALAAELGLPAVIGGPVLRDPDRIAAYFEDFRPSRTAPAPYLVVNVDVSVAETEERARDLLLPEAWAYADSREAGEFRALRPVEEVRRLLGETSRDRKRGEVHGWMDSAIAGTPEQVADALTDLLDRTGGSEVLANVSTYDRDEVRRTDEFLASLQAR
- a CDS encoding DUF998 domain-containing protein, with protein sequence MAATATAATTATRRSSAPLLLAGALAGPVFFASATAQMLTREGFDITRHPISQLSTGDLGWIQIATFVLAGLGGLALAVGVGRTLTEGAGRRALPVLIGIFGAGMVAAGVFTMDPQYGFPAGTPDAPAAQMSWHGIAHSAAAAVSFTALAVAAVVLAVRCVRRRAVLPAVGSGAAALVLLLPMSAEHMSVQIAVNGLVAFTWTTVLSLSLRRAA
- a CDS encoding YciI family protein, with product MKYLLLSYTPAAAWDAATADTPSEEALAAFAAYQEFERELIETGEFVSSEGLGHPAVSTTVRGAEGGVVATDGPFAELKEVLASFAVIDVASQERAVEIGSRIVEALGEPIEIRPIMGEDFTA